The Bemisia tabaci chromosome 5, PGI_BMITA_v3 genome includes a window with the following:
- the LOC140224642 gene encoding uncharacterized protein — MPCTFREILRLETLPKVDYIKGLQRFGLVSKDVLNPKSRNSMQLKPKNDLSDGFAWRCNRSGCKVVRSLRNGTWCSKSKLTLREIMLSTYMWCRKYTQQLVIHETGIRSEAVVNRFNFCGEVSTEIVGREKVVLGGPGRIVQIDERMFGKRKYNRGSRKKIRQWVFSGIENDSNKCFLVKVDERDARTLVALIKKFILPGTTIYIDCRKAYDRLKEKGYEHLTVNHSVTFVDGEVHTNKIEGLWRHVKRSFPQCRRTKDLLDSYLSEFMWRRLRSDRPCIFEAFLLDAAKVYVPYG, encoded by the coding sequence ATGCCGTGTACTTTTCGCGAAATTCTCCGTTTAGAAACTTTACCTAAAGTAGATTATATTAAAGGATTGCAGCGGTTTGGTTTAGTATCAAAAGATGTTTTAAATCCAAAAAGCCGTAATTCTATGCAGCTCAAGCCGAAAAATGACCTTTCTGACGGGTTCGCTTGGCGCTGTAATCGCTCAGGGTGCAAGGTAGTCCGATCTCTTCGGAACGGCACGTGGTGTTCTAAATCTAAATTAACTCTCCGGGAAATAATGCTTTCAACCTACATGTGGTGCAGAAAATACACGCAACAGCTAGTTATCCACGAGACAGGAATTCGCTCCGAAGCTGTCGTTAATCGCTTCAATTTCTGTGGAGAAGTTTCCACCGAAATTGTTGGCCGGGAAAAAGTGGTTCTTGGTGGACCGGGCCGTATCGTCCAAATTGATGAGAGGATGTTTGGAAAGCGCAAGTACAATCGTGGGTCCCGGAAGAAAATCCGCCAATGGGTTTTTAGTGGGATCGAGAATGATTCTAATAAGTGTTTTCTAGTCAAAGTCGATGAAAGAGATGCGCGCACTCTTGTCGCCTTGATTAAGAAGTTCATCCTCCCTGGAACCACTATTTATATTGATTGCCGGAAAGCTTACGACAGATTGAAGGAGAAGGGCTACGAGCATCTTACCGTCAATCATTCCGTCACTTTTGTGGATGGAGAGGTCCACACAAATAAGATTGAGGGGTTGTGGCGTCACGTCAAAAGAAGTTTCCCCCAATGTCGGCGGACCAAGGATTTGCTCGACTCGTACTTGTCGGAATTCATGTGGCGACGCTTGAGAAGTGACAGACCGTGTATCTTTGAGGCATTCCTCCTCGACGCAGCTAAAGTTTACGTTCCGTACGGATAG
- the LOC109037872 gene encoding coiled-coil domain-containing protein 130 homolog translates to MGERKGTNKYYPPDYDPSVGGLNKFRGTHALRERARKIHLGIIIIRFEMPYNIWCEGCKNHIGMGVRYNAEKKKVGMYYSTPVYQFRMKCHLCDNHFEIKTDPGNLDYIIVSGARRQENRWDPKQNEQIVPEDKATSRRLFDDAMFKLEHGVNDTNSAKKAAPALSKLLHRQTKVWKDDFAANQAMRAQFRKSKKQLKAKEILDSNLLAKSSLNISLVPEHEDDVKLASLLARKPSKSAIQKRAEVRTKVNNLNFSSPNCSKVKVGVKKPISKRPISSCEEKKPNSSAVSNSLVSLDYDSSD, encoded by the exons ATGGGAGAACGTAAGGGAACCAACAAATACTACCCGCCCGACTATGATCCCTCAGTCGGGGGGCTCAACAAATTTCGAGGCACGCATGCACTTCGAGAAAGAGCCAGGAAAATACATTTGGGCATCATCATTATCAGATTTGAAATGCCTTACAACATTTGGTGTGAAGGATGTAAAAATCACATCGGAATGGGTGTTAG GTACAatgctgaaaagaaaaaagttggaaTGTATTACTCCACCCCAGTCTATCAATTTCGTATGAAGTGTCATCTCTGTGATAATCACTTTGAGATTAAGACTGACCCTGGT AATTTGGATTACATCATTGTGAGTGGAGCAAGGCGACAAGAAAATCGATGGGATCCTAAACAAAATGAACAAATTGTACCTGAGGATAAAGCAACCAGTCGTAGACTCTTTGATGATGCAATGTTCAAGTTAGAGCATGGTGTTAATGATACAAACTCAGCAAAAAAAGCAGCACCAGCACTATCTAAACTCTTGCATAGGCAAACTAAAGTGTGGAAGGATGATTTTGCTGCCAATCAAGCCATGAGAGCACAATTTAGG AAAAGTAAGAAACAACTAAAAGCCAAGGAAATTTTGGACAGCAATTTATTGGCTAAGTCATCCTTGAATATATCTCTGGTTCCTGAACATGAAGATGATGTGAAACTTGCATCTTTGTTAGCTCGGAAGCCCTCTAAGA GTGCAATACAAAAGCGAGCTGAAGTGAGAACAAAAGTGAACAATCTGAACTTCTCCTCTccaaattgctctaaagtcAAAGTTGGTGTTAAGAAGCCTATCTCTAAACGCCCCATCTCATCTTGTGAAGAAAAGAAGCCGAACAGTAGTGCTGTTTCTAATTCTCTTGTGTCTTTAGATTATGATTCATCAGACTGA